One genomic region from Silvibacterium dinghuense encodes:
- a CDS encoding CCA tRNA nucleotidyltransferase: MHSIAEQTAARVVERLRAEGFEAFFVGGCVRDLLLGRPPSDFDVATNARPDAVMALFPRTFAVGAHFGVVLVAEEVSGEADGVQRVTEVATYRSDGAYSDGRRPDSVRFSDSVEEDVVRRDFTLNGMLLDPQALAETGDVAASVTDFVGGRADLEAGLVRAIGDPFVRFEEDKLRMLRAVRFAARFGFAIEEKTAAAIRALAAKIVQVSCERVRDELTRMLTEGHARRAFELLDETGLLHEVLPEIDRLHGVAQPPEYHPEGDVWVHTMMLLEQLPEGASATLAWGALLHDVGKPATFTPAPADGTGRIRFNGHVEVGVKIAEDICRRLRFSNDDAAQVSLLVENHMRFGDVMRMKESTLKRFFRLKDFPEHLALHRMDASASIGDLTLWEFAKAKYEALSQEEVRPEPLITGRDLIAAGYTPGPEFRRLLTMAEDAQLEGRVRTKDEAMVLIQGVGDRV; this comes from the coding sequence ATGCATAGCATCGCGGAGCAAACTGCGGCGCGGGTCGTTGAGCGGCTGCGGGCGGAGGGCTTTGAGGCCTTCTTTGTCGGTGGGTGCGTGCGCGATCTGCTGCTGGGGCGTCCGCCTTCGGACTTCGATGTGGCCACGAATGCGCGTCCGGATGCGGTGATGGCGCTGTTTCCCAGGACCTTTGCCGTGGGGGCGCACTTCGGGGTGGTTCTCGTGGCGGAGGAGGTTTCCGGCGAGGCCGATGGCGTGCAGAGGGTCACCGAGGTGGCGACGTATCGCAGCGATGGAGCGTACTCGGATGGGCGGAGGCCGGATTCGGTGCGCTTTTCGGACTCGGTGGAAGAGGATGTGGTCCGGCGCGACTTCACCCTCAACGGCATGCTGCTCGATCCGCAGGCGCTGGCTGAAACAGGTGATGTCGCGGCGTCGGTGACGGACTTTGTCGGCGGACGTGCGGACCTCGAAGCCGGGCTGGTGCGGGCGATTGGCGACCCATTTGTGCGTTTCGAGGAAGACAAGCTGCGCATGCTGCGGGCGGTGCGCTTTGCGGCGCGGTTCGGCTTCGCGATCGAAGAGAAGACGGCGGCGGCGATTCGTGCGCTGGCTGCGAAGATTGTGCAGGTGAGCTGCGAGCGGGTGCGCGACGAACTGACCCGGATGCTGACCGAGGGCCATGCGCGGCGCGCGTTTGAGCTGCTGGATGAGACAGGGCTGCTGCACGAGGTGCTTCCGGAAATCGACCGGCTGCACGGTGTAGCCCAGCCGCCGGAGTATCACCCCGAGGGCGATGTCTGGGTGCACACGATGATGCTGCTCGAGCAGCTGCCGGAGGGGGCTTCGGCCACGCTGGCCTGGGGGGCCCTGCTGCACGATGTGGGCAAGCCGGCTACGTTTACGCCGGCTCCGGCGGACGGGACGGGAAGAATCAGATTTAACGGGCACGTCGAGGTAGGGGTGAAGATCGCCGAGGATATCTGCCGGCGGCTGCGCTTCTCGAACGACGACGCGGCGCAGGTCTCGCTGCTGGTGGAGAACCACATGCGCTTTGGCGATGTGATGCGGATGAAGGAGTCGACGCTGAAGCGCTTCTTTCGCCTCAAGGATTTTCCCGAGCATCTCGCGCTGCACCGGATGGACGCCTCGGCGAGCATCGGCGACCTGACACTGTGGGAGTTTGCCAAGGCGAAATACGAGGCGCTGTCGCAGGAGGAGGTTCGTCCGGAGCCGCTGATTACCGGCCGGGACCTGATCGCGGCAGGATATACGCCGGGGCCGGAGTTTCGCCGGCTGCTGACGATGGCCGAGGACGCGCAGCTCGAGGGCCGGGTGCGGACGAAGGACGAGGCGATGGTCTTGATTCAGGGTGTAGGGGATAGGGTGTAG
- a CDS encoding tRNA (adenosine(37)-N6)-threonylcarbamoyltransferase complex transferase subunit TsaD, whose translation MPLGLILGIESSCDETAAAIVERGTVMRANVVASQIATHSPYGGVVPELASREHLRNIVPVVRAAMEQASLKLSDIDAIAVTSGPGLAGALMVGISYAKALAFALGKPLIAVNHLEGHIHAVLLAQSAVLQNQPQAQLAETEDRTLPEGPVLALVVSGGHTHLYLARRRGESWTYRNVGRTLDDAAGEAYDKVAKLLGLGYPGGPWIDALAAHGNPHAVPFAISNIKAKAHRGGRKGITSYMANKAAVPTGSTAKQAVIPTGAEPEGRSEAEGPAVPLAVDHDPEFTETLFSFSGIKTAVLRYTQVHEMQASIEHRRAVLATMPDAKPSTALAEVLAVCDQPTLDLIASFQRAVVDDLRRKTFRTAEALGATTLLVSGGVAANRELRVRFTAEAADRDLFIAFPSLALSTDNAAMIAAAAWPKFLARDFAAETLSADPGLALGR comes from the coding sequence CTGCCCCTCGGCCTCATCCTCGGCATTGAAAGCTCCTGCGACGAGACCGCCGCCGCCATCGTCGAGCGCGGTACCGTCATGCGCGCCAACGTGGTCGCCTCCCAGATCGCCACGCACTCGCCCTACGGCGGCGTGGTGCCCGAGCTGGCCTCGCGCGAGCACCTGCGCAACATCGTGCCCGTCGTTCGAGCAGCCATGGAGCAGGCCAGCCTGAAGCTCTCCGACATCGACGCCATCGCCGTCACCTCCGGCCCCGGCCTCGCCGGAGCGCTCATGGTCGGCATCAGCTATGCCAAGGCGCTGGCCTTCGCGCTCGGCAAGCCGCTCATCGCCGTGAATCATCTCGAAGGCCACATCCACGCCGTGCTGCTGGCGCAGAGCGCGGTGTTACAGAATCAGCCACAGGCCCAGCTCGCCGAGACCGAAGACCGCACGCTGCCCGAAGGGCCGGTGCTCGCCCTGGTCGTCTCCGGCGGACACACCCACCTCTATCTCGCCCGCCGCCGCGGCGAAAGCTGGACCTATCGCAACGTGGGCCGCACGCTCGACGACGCCGCCGGCGAGGCCTACGACAAGGTGGCCAAGCTGCTCGGCCTCGGCTACCCCGGCGGTCCGTGGATCGACGCGCTGGCCGCGCACGGCAATCCGCACGCCGTGCCTTTCGCCATCTCCAACATCAAGGCCAAGGCCCATCGCGGAGGCCGCAAGGGCATCACCTCCTACATGGCCAACAAAGCTGCCGTCCCAACCGGGTCCACGGCCAAACAAGCTGTCATCCCGACCGGAGCGGAGCCCGAAGGGCGAAGCGAAGCGGAGGGACCTGCGGTTCCCCTCGCTGTGGACCATGACCCCGAATTCACAGAAACCTTGTTCTCCTTCAGCGGCATCAAGACTGCGGTACTCCGCTATACGCAGGTGCACGAGATGCAGGCGTCCATCGAACATCGCCGCGCCGTGCTGGCGACCATGCCCGACGCCAAGCCCTCGACCGCGCTGGCCGAGGTGCTGGCCGTCTGCGACCAGCCGACACTCGACCTGATCGCCAGCTTCCAGCGCGCCGTCGTCGACGATCTCCGCCGCAAGACCTTCCGCACCGCCGAGGCTCTTGGAGCAACCACGCTGCTGGTCTCCGGAGGCGTGGCCGCCAACCGCGAGCTGCGCGTCCGCTTCACCGCCGAAGCCGCCGACCGCGACCTCTTCATCGCCTTCCCCTCACTCGCCCTATCGACCGACAACGCCGCCATGATCGCCGCCGCCGCGTGGCCCAAGTTCCTAGCAAGAGACTTCGCCGCGGAAACACTGTCCGCCGATCCGGGACTGGCGCTGGGAAGGTAG
- a CDS encoding reverse transcriptase family protein has product MERPLQPLSHSSNEFLSLAHALLSAEQAVEPHLQILRTAFRAEPPPGRLRPLAVRTVGWASTRPRPRIRRFIEQLRAEPRLVRLIERHGLRQLPLVSVPLRMLPIPGTAPVVLETAGSLAAWLEVEAGQLLWFADLRDWNRKAGGDRLKHYTCRVLAKPYGAIRLLEVPGPRLKSMQRRILREILAPVPPHPAAHGFRRGRSIVSFAAPHAGREVVLRMDLRDFFPSISGPRVQALFRTLGYPEPVADLLGGLCTATTPRGVWRNTGCELSAADLQDARIFYARPHLPQGAPTSPAIANLCALRLDRRIGGLAEKAGVTYTRYADDLAFSGDALFARGAERFALRVAAIAAEEGFAVHPRKTRLMRRGVRQHLAGLTVNAQPQLPRRELERLEAILTNCVRHGPEGQNRDGHADFRRHLEGKVAFATMVNPARAGHLRELLERIAWGD; this is encoded by the coding sequence TTGGAGCGTCCGCTGCAGCCTCTCTCCCATTCCAGCAACGAGTTTCTTTCCCTGGCGCATGCGCTTCTCTCTGCAGAGCAAGCGGTCGAGCCGCATCTGCAGATTCTCCGCACGGCGTTTCGCGCGGAGCCGCCGCCGGGACGGCTGAGACCGCTCGCGGTGCGTACGGTCGGGTGGGCATCGACGCGTCCGCGGCCACGGATACGAAGATTCATCGAGCAGCTCCGCGCCGAGCCGAGGCTTGTGCGGCTCATCGAGCGGCATGGGCTGCGGCAGCTTCCTCTTGTCTCCGTGCCGCTGCGCATGTTGCCGATTCCGGGAACGGCGCCGGTAGTGCTCGAAACCGCAGGCAGCCTGGCCGCATGGCTCGAGGTCGAGGCCGGGCAGCTGCTGTGGTTCGCCGATCTTCGGGACTGGAATCGTAAGGCCGGGGGCGATCGGCTGAAGCATTACACCTGCCGGGTGCTGGCGAAGCCGTACGGCGCCATCCGCCTGCTGGAGGTTCCGGGGCCGCGGCTCAAGAGCATGCAGCGGCGCATCCTGCGGGAGATTCTTGCGCCGGTTCCACCGCATCCGGCGGCGCACGGCTTCCGCCGGGGCCGCTCGATCGTCAGCTTCGCCGCGCCGCATGCAGGGCGCGAGGTTGTGCTTCGCATGGACCTCCGGGATTTTTTCCCTTCCATCTCCGGTCCCCGCGTGCAGGCACTTTTCCGCACGCTGGGCTATCCGGAGCCGGTGGCCGACCTGCTGGGCGGCCTGTGCACGGCGACCACGCCGCGCGGGGTCTGGCGCAACACGGGCTGCGAACTGAGCGCCGCCGATCTGCAGGATGCGCGCATCTTCTACGCCCGGCCACATCTGCCGCAGGGCGCTCCCACCTCTCCCGCGATCGCGAATCTCTGCGCGCTGCGGCTTGACCGGCGGATCGGCGGGCTCGCGGAAAAGGCAGGTGTGACGTATACGCGCTATGCGGACGACCTTGCCTTCTCCGGAGACGCACTGTTCGCGCGCGGGGCGGAGCGCTTCGCGCTTCGGGTAGCGGCCATCGCCGCCGAAGAAGGGTTTGCTGTCCATCCGCGCAAAACGCGGTTGATGCGGCGCGGTGTGCGCCAGCACCTGGCCGGACTGACGGTGAACGCGCAGCCGCAGCTGCCGCGGCGTGAGCTGGAGCGGCTGGAGGCGATCCTGACCAACTGCGTGCGTCATGGGCCGGAAGGGCAGAATCGCGATGGGCACGCCGACTTTCGGCGGCATCTGGAGGGGAAGGTGGCCTTTGCCACGATGGTGAATCCGGCGCGTGCCGGACATTTGCGCGAGCTGCTGGAGAGGATTGCGTGGGGGGACTAG
- the trxB gene encoding thioredoxin-disulfide reductase: protein MSEIRDTVILGSGCAGLTAAIYAARANLKPLVLEGHEPGGQLSITTLVENFPGWPEGIQGPQLIENMKQQAARFGTEFRMAHLVSADLSKHPFTLNLGKETVLTRTLIIASGASARWLGLPSEQALIGHGVSSCATCDGFFFSGKEIAVVGGGDSAMEEALFLTRFASKVTLLHRREHFRASHIMLERAMAHPNIAFRTNTAVEEVIGVEDKEVKGLKLRDTVTGERSELPISGLFLGIGHEPNARMFAGQIDLDDDGYIVTRDNVHTRVPGVYACGDVQDRRYRQAITAAGSGCMAALEVEKYLEEHGR from the coding sequence ATGTCTGAGATTCGCGATACCGTCATCCTCGGCTCCGGCTGCGCCGGCCTTACCGCCGCCATCTACGCCGCTCGTGCCAACCTCAAGCCCCTCGTCCTCGAAGGCCATGAGCCCGGCGGACAGCTCTCCATCACCACGCTGGTCGAGAACTTTCCCGGCTGGCCGGAGGGCATCCAGGGCCCGCAGCTCATCGAGAACATGAAGCAGCAGGCCGCCCGCTTCGGCACCGAGTTCCGCATGGCGCACCTGGTCTCGGCCGACCTGTCGAAGCATCCCTTCACGCTCAACCTGGGCAAGGAGACCGTGCTCACCCGCACGCTCATCATCGCCTCGGGAGCATCGGCGCGCTGGCTCGGTCTGCCCTCCGAACAGGCCCTCATCGGCCACGGCGTCAGCTCCTGCGCGACCTGCGACGGCTTCTTCTTCTCCGGCAAGGAGATCGCAGTGGTCGGCGGCGGCGACTCGGCCATGGAAGAAGCGCTCTTCCTGACCCGCTTCGCCTCCAAGGTCACGCTGCTCCATCGCCGCGAACACTTCCGCGCCTCGCACATCATGCTCGAGCGCGCCATGGCGCACCCCAACATTGCCTTCCGCACCAACACCGCGGTCGAAGAGGTGATCGGCGTCGAAGACAAGGAAGTCAAGGGTCTGAAACTGCGCGATACCGTCACCGGCGAGCGCTCCGAGTTGCCTATCAGCGGCCTCTTCCTGGGCATCGGCCACGAGCCGAACGCCAGGATGTTCGCCGGGCAGATCGACCTCGATGACGACGGCTACATCGTCACCCGCGACAACGTCCACACCCGCGTTCCCGGCGTCTACGCCTGCGGCGACGTGCAGGATCGCCGCTACCGCCAGGCCATCACCGCCGCCGGCTCCGGCTGCATGGCCGCGCTCGAAGTGGAGAAGTACCTCGAAGAGCACGGCCGCTAA
- a CDS encoding allantoinase, whose amino-acid sequence MANLALVYGMRLLPADEIKTVGEGTVNLQNGNQAGVTLHLLEGTREQIEAQLRQSIDAFFDFFPEI is encoded by the coding sequence ATGGCCAACCTCGCGCTCGTCTACGGCATGCGCCTGCTCCCGGCCGACGAGATCAAGACCGTCGGCGAAGGCACTGTCAACCTCCAGAACGGCAACCAGGCCGGCGTCACCCTGCACCTGCTCGAAGGCACCCGCGAGCAGATCGAAGCCCAGCTCCGCCAGAGCATCGACGCCTTCTTCGACTTCTTCCCTGAAATCTAG
- a CDS encoding IPT/TIG domain-containing protein, which produces MDAASPRNPRRIRALIRLCCAAVGCILGLLGASPALAGGPRWVAGPAYFNASALGQPVVWSGGQVNYYVDLGALSATEANGPATTLVTNAAAIWNAISTAAVQLTFKGNLAENVSGSNVTNTSGVLSEPADIQPTATTRPVAVIFDADGSVLNTLYGSGASDPTVCPQTGVYTQVDNMTADGHIAHALMIVNGLCATNAGMYAVLEYQIIRAFGRILGLDWSQANEEQFAASSPTSDDLAGWPMMHPVERLCLENAETCLPAPTTLRTDDIAALNRLYPVTSANQSSWPTKKLTAANTLTVRGTVSFRNGQGMQGVNAVLRPINVLTGLPDLRYTATAVTGAYFAGNAGSVIAAAPASTTYLPGSFGSDDTTLEGYYEISGVPLPAGETSASYQLTFEAVNPLYTQKESVGAYLTGQVTPSGTMPTLSLGALAAGSSLTQDVTIDDSAEETFSGNDGSQGSPAALPQSGEWTARLNGYGHASWFAFQPKANREYTIEAQALDDSAEATIDKAMPLIGAWNASDDLNATPDLSITQPFNGGVLGLSRLLVITSATGEERVAMADARGDGRPDYLYRGRILYADSVQPAHLPAAGGPVVIEGTGFRIDSVVKVNGTAAEITSISPNEITAMAPASGGVTGTVQVEVDDPETLGVTIIADGLAYTAQSGDTLTLVSAPTGSIPMSVPQSVTVRAMNWDDEWPAANVPVTFAVTGGSAALGCGQSTCTVATNADGTATLSVSATTTALAQLTASISSGASVLSVFTGAAPPTVSALTPDLYLAIGGAATWTPQALVLNAGSPLAGAAVTWSTTASDVSLGTASSTTAGTGIATQTLAAGPFTAGEAETVSACYGTSCAAFTLYAVHLETAVLVPVSGTSQQTAPGTAFSPVTLEVTDAIGHPVAGAPVIFYETLRAWTDPCPTQGSCPTAPILGQATIQTISAADGTVTLTPMSLSGQPGRLSLLAVTGPNATYSFELDSPAPTE; this is translated from the coding sequence ATGGATGCTGCATCCCCACGCAACCCACGCCGTATCCGAGCCCTCATCCGGCTCTGCTGCGCCGCCGTGGGCTGCATCCTCGGACTCCTGGGCGCGTCTCCTGCGCTCGCCGGCGGCCCGCGCTGGGTCGCCGGCCCTGCCTATTTCAACGCCTCTGCGCTCGGCCAGCCCGTGGTCTGGTCCGGAGGGCAGGTCAACTACTACGTCGATCTCGGCGCCCTCAGCGCCACCGAGGCCAACGGCCCGGCGACCACGCTCGTGACCAACGCCGCCGCGATCTGGAACGCCATCTCCACCGCCGCCGTCCAGCTCACCTTCAAGGGCAACCTGGCCGAGAACGTCAGCGGCAGCAACGTCACCAACACCAGCGGCGTCCTCTCCGAGCCCGCCGACATCCAGCCCACCGCCACCACCAGGCCGGTCGCTGTCATCTTCGACGCCGACGGCTCGGTTCTCAATACCCTCTACGGCTCCGGCGCCAGCGACCCCACCGTCTGCCCCCAGACCGGCGTTTACACGCAGGTCGACAACATGACCGCCGACGGCCATATCGCCCACGCCCTCATGATCGTCAACGGCCTCTGCGCCACCAACGCCGGCATGTACGCCGTGCTGGAGTACCAGATCATCCGCGCCTTCGGACGCATCCTCGGCCTCGACTGGTCGCAGGCCAACGAGGAGCAGTTCGCCGCCAGCTCTCCTACCTCCGACGACCTCGCCGGCTGGCCCATGATGCACCCGGTCGAACGGCTCTGCCTCGAGAACGCCGAGACCTGCCTGCCCGCCCCCACCACGCTGCGCACCGACGACATCGCCGCCCTCAATCGCCTCTACCCGGTCACCTCGGCCAACCAGTCGTCCTGGCCGACAAAGAAGCTCACCGCCGCCAACACCCTCACCGTCCGCGGCACCGTCAGCTTCCGCAACGGACAGGGCATGCAGGGGGTCAACGCCGTCCTGCGCCCCATCAACGTCCTCACCGGCCTGCCCGATCTCCGCTACACGGCGACAGCCGTCACCGGCGCATACTTCGCAGGCAACGCAGGCTCTGTGATCGCCGCCGCGCCCGCCTCTACCACGTATCTGCCCGGCTCCTTCGGCAGCGACGACACCACGCTCGAGGGCTACTACGAGATCAGCGGCGTCCCACTGCCCGCAGGTGAAACCTCGGCCAGCTACCAGCTCACCTTCGAGGCAGTGAACCCGCTCTACACGCAGAAAGAGTCGGTCGGAGCCTACCTCACCGGCCAGGTCACGCCCTCCGGCACCATGCCCACGCTCTCGCTCGGCGCGCTTGCCGCAGGCTCCAGCCTTACCCAGGACGTCACCATCGACGACTCCGCGGAAGAGACCTTTTCCGGCAACGACGGCAGCCAGGGCTCTCCCGCAGCGTTACCGCAAAGCGGCGAATGGACCGCCCGCCTCAACGGTTACGGACATGCCAGCTGGTTTGCCTTCCAGCCCAAGGCCAACCGCGAGTACACCATCGAAGCCCAGGCGCTCGATGACAGCGCCGAAGCCACCATCGACAAGGCCATGCCGCTCATCGGCGCATGGAACGCCTCCGACGATCTGAACGCGACTCCCGACCTCTCGATCACACAGCCCTTCAACGGTGGTGTACTCGGCCTGAGCCGACTCCTGGTCATCACCAGTGCGACAGGCGAAGAACGCGTAGCCATGGCCGATGCCCGCGGTGACGGCCGTCCCGATTATCTTTACCGCGGCCGCATCCTTTACGCCGACTCCGTCCAGCCTGCACATCTGCCTGCAGCCGGCGGCCCTGTCGTCATCGAAGGCACCGGCTTCCGCATCGACTCGGTGGTCAAGGTGAACGGCACGGCAGCGGAAATCACCAGCATCTCGCCGAATGAGATCACCGCCATGGCTCCGGCCTCCGGAGGCGTCACCGGCACCGTGCAGGTGGAAGTCGACGATCCCGAGACCCTCGGCGTCACCATCATCGCCGACGGCCTCGCCTACACCGCGCAATCCGGCGACACGCTCACCCTGGTCAGCGCCCCCACCGGCTCCATTCCCATGAGTGTGCCCCAGTCCGTCACCGTCCGCGCCATGAACTGGGACGACGAGTGGCCGGCCGCCAATGTTCCCGTCACCTTTGCGGTCACCGGAGGCTCAGCCGCCCTCGGCTGCGGCCAGAGCACCTGCACGGTCGCCACCAACGCCGACGGCACGGCCACGCTCAGCGTCAGCGCCACCACCACCGCTCTTGCCCAGCTCACCGCCTCCATCTCGAGCGGCGCCTCGGTCCTCAGCGTATTCACCGGAGCCGCTCCGCCAACCGTCAGCGCGCTCACACCCGATCTCTATCTCGCCATCGGTGGCGCCGCGACGTGGACACCGCAGGCGCTTGTGCTCAACGCCGGCAGCCCGCTCGCCGGAGCCGCCGTCACCTGGTCCACGACCGCCTCCGATGTCTCGCTCGGCACCGCCTCGAGCACGACAGCCGGCACCGGCATTGCCACGCAGACCCTCGCCGCCGGTCCCTTCACCGCCGGCGAAGCCGAAACCGTCAGCGCCTGCTACGGCACCAGCTGCGCGGCCTTCACTCTCTATGCCGTCCACCTTGAAACCGCGGTCCTTGTCCCGGTCAGCGGCACCAGTCAGCAGACCGCTCCCGGCACCGCCTTCAGCCCCGTCACCCTCGAGGTCACCGACGCCATCGGACACCCCGTGGCCGGCGCCCCGGTCATCTTTTACGAGACGCTCCGCGCCTGGACCGATCCCTGCCCCACGCAGGGCAGCTGCCCAACAGCCCCGATCCTCGGCCAGGCCACCATACAGACCATCTCCGCAGCCGATGGCACCGTCACGCTCACTCCCATGTCTCTGAGCGGCCAGCCCGGACGTCTCTCCCTCCTCGCTGTCACCGGCCCCAACGCCACCTACAGCTTCGAGCTCGACAGCCCCGCTCCCACCGAATAG
- a CDS encoding DUF3300 domain-containing protein, whose protein sequence is MNTTPQTHDSAARNLWSFGQKAIAGALVYLMIPMGVADMWAQEAPPPPPPDQATAQPYDQGPQQGTPPQAYNALSPDQLDQLVAPIALYPDALVAQILAASTYPSQVVEADRFVQTHPNYPPDQLGQMVDGMNWDPSVKALIAFPSVLSNLDRNLDWTSQLGNAYYNQPQDVMASVQAMRQRAYQTGSLRSNEQIAVEYQPSEIVIAPANPAVVYVPYYNPWVVYGGPVVAWPGYYVAAPPVGVAIGVGLAIGFGIGIAIGGWNHWGWGWHSWGCGWGAHTIVYQRNVYVSRSVTVINHGYYGHFDRAPGARAYNASMASRAAAFHGGANGFNRGGVNNFNRGGATGFNRGGAADFNRGGAASNFNRGGAQSFNRGNTAQGFNRGATGAQNFNRGTTGAQNFNRGNAGSAARPAGNAARPSGGAQRPAASASHAGGGGHPSGHPSGGGHPHNR, encoded by the coding sequence ATGAACACGACACCGCAAACGCACGACTCCGCCGCCCGCAATCTATGGTCTTTCGGCCAGAAAGCCATCGCCGGCGCGCTCGTTTACCTGATGATTCCCATGGGCGTGGCCGATATGTGGGCGCAGGAAGCTCCGCCCCCGCCGCCGCCCGACCAGGCCACCGCCCAGCCCTACGATCAGGGTCCGCAGCAGGGCACGCCGCCGCAGGCCTACAACGCGCTCAGCCCGGACCAGCTCGATCAGCTCGTCGCGCCGATTGCGCTCTATCCCGACGCACTTGTAGCCCAGATCCTTGCCGCGTCCACTTACCCCTCACAGGTCGTTGAGGCGGACCGCTTCGTCCAGACGCACCCCAACTATCCACCCGACCAGCTCGGCCAGATGGTCGACGGCATGAACTGGGATCCCAGCGTCAAGGCTCTGATTGCCTTCCCCTCGGTGCTCTCCAACCTGGATCGCAATCTCGACTGGACCAGCCAGCTGGGCAATGCCTACTACAACCAGCCGCAGGACGTGATGGCCTCCGTGCAGGCCATGCGCCAGCGCGCCTACCAGACCGGCAGCCTGCGCTCCAATGAGCAGATTGCGGTCGAATACCAGCCGAGCGAGATCGTCATCGCCCCGGCGAACCCGGCTGTCGTCTACGTGCCCTACTACAACCCCTGGGTCGTCTATGGCGGACCTGTGGTTGCATGGCCCGGCTACTACGTCGCCGCACCGCCGGTCGGCGTGGCCATCGGTGTCGGACTGGCCATCGGCTTCGGTATCGGCATCGCCATCGGCGGCTGGAACCATTGGGGCTGGGGATGGCATAGCTGGGGCTGCGGATGGGGCGCGCACACCATCGTCTACCAGCGCAACGTCTACGTCTCCCGCAGCGTGACGGTCATCAACCACGGCTACTACGGCCACTTTGACCGTGCCCCGGGCGCCCGCGCCTACAACGCCAGCATGGCCTCCCGCGCAGCCGCCTTCCATGGCGGAGCGAACGGCTTCAATCGTGGCGGCGTGAACAACTTTAACCGTGGCGGAGCTACCGGTTTCAATCGCGGTGGTGCTGCCGACTTCAATCGCGGAGGAGCGGCCAGCAATTTCAATCGCGGCGGAGCCCAAAGCTTCAACCGTGGAAACACCGCTCAGGGCTTCAACCGCGGTGCAACCGGTGCCCAGAACTTTAACCGCGGCACGACGGGCGCACAGAACTTCAATCGCGGAAACGCCGGTAGCGCGGCGCGTCCTGCTGGAAATGCGGCACGCCCGAGCGGCGGCGCACAGCGCCCGGCAGCCAGCGCATCGCATGCCGGTGGCGGCGGCCATCCTTCCGGCCATCCCTCCGGTGGCGGTCATCCTCACAACCGCTAA